The Epinephelus lanceolatus isolate andai-2023 chromosome 1, ASM4190304v1, whole genome shotgun sequence genome has a window encoding:
- the dusp7 gene encoding dual specificity protein phosphatase 7, which produces MKINHLWRGSVIVTMMMMSSKSVEWLQEELESGASSLLLLDCRPHELYESSHIESAINLAIPGLMLRRLKKGNLPIRSIIPNNEDKEKFVKRCKTDVVVLYDEATSERQESGLGSSVLGLLLQKLRDDGCKAFYLEGGFNKFQSEYPEHCETNLDCSCPSSSPPASVLGLGGLRISSDCSDGESDREPGSATESEGSPLPNNQPAFPVQILPYLYLGCAKDSTNLDVLSKYNIKYILNVTPNLPNMFEHEGDFKYKQIPISDHWSQNLSQFFPEAISFIDEARSKKCGILVHCLAGISRSVTVTVAYLMQKLNLSLNDAYDFVKRKKSNISPNFNFMGQLLDFERTLGLNSPCDNHSTSPTHDQLFFTTPTNHNVFQLDTLEST; this is translated from the exons ATGAAAATTAATCATCTGTGGAGAGGCTCTGTGATCGTGACTATGATGATGATGTCGAGTAAGAGCGTGGAGTggctgcaggaggagctggagtcCGGGGccagctctctgctgctgctggactgCAGACCCCATGAGCTGTACGAGTCCTCGCACATCGAGTCGGCCATCAACCTTGCCATCCCGGGCCTCATGCTCCGGAGGCTGAAGAAGGGCAACCTCCCCATCCGCTCCATCATCCCCAACAACGAGGATAAGGAGAAATTTGTCAAGCGCTGCAAGACGGACGTGGTGGTGCTGTACGACGAGGCGACCTCGGAGCGGCAGGAGTCCGGGCTGGGGAGCTCCGTGCTGGGGCTGCTCCTGCAGAAACTGCGGGACGACGGGTGCAAAGCTTTCTACCTGGAGG GGGGCTTCAACAAGTTCCAGTCGGAGTACCCCGAGCACTGCGAGACCAATCTGGACTGCTCCTGTCCCAGCAGCTCCCCACCAGCCTCCGTCCTCGGCCTTGGAGGACTCCGCATCAGCTCCGACTGCTCGGACGGGGAATCTGACCGCGAGCCGGGCAGCGCCACAGAGTCGGAGGGCAGCCCGCTCCCCAACAACCAGCCAGCGTTTCCCGTCCAGATCTTGCCGTACCTTTACCTGGGCTGTGCCAAAGACTCCACCAACCTGGATGTGCTCAGCAAGTACAACATCAAGTACATCCTCAACGTGACGCCCAACCTGCCCAACATGTTCGAACACGAAGGCGACTTCAAGTACAAACAGATCCCCATCTCTGATCACTGGAGCCAGAACCTCTCTCAGTTTTTCCCCGAGGCCATTTCATTCATTG ACGAGGCACGCTCAAAAAAGTGCGGCATCCTTGTGCACTGTCTGGCCGGGATCAGCCGCTCTGTGACCGTCACGGTGGCCTACCTAATGCAGAAGCTCAACCTGTCGCTGAACGACGCCTACGACTTTGTCAAGCGGAAAAAGTCAAACATTTCTCCAAACTTCAACTTCATGGGCCAGCTCCTGGACTTTGAGCGGACGCTGGGCCTCAACAGCCCCTGCGACAACCACTCGACCTCCCCGACGCACGACCAGCTCTTCTTCACCACCCCGACCAATCACAATGTGTTTCAACTGGACACACTGGAGTCCACATGA